The proteins below come from a single Gammaproteobacteria bacterium genomic window:
- a CDS encoding AAA family ATPase → MDALPFSDLPSLAQRFREELEKKRFVLLYAYNGTGKTRLSTAFKDLGKKVDENGEVTERDTLYFNAFTEDLFQWDNDLANDRERVLKINQDSRFFAGLAELEMDNRIRPLLNRYADFDFRIDTSEWKVRFSREVVRGDSMTMVEGIKVSRGEENIFIWCFFLAIVQLVLDGAEAYKWVKYVYIDDPVSSLDEHNAITVANHIAQMLLKAGGSAPPTVISSHHTLFFNVLGNEFRKKAKKHLLCRNMVGGGYLLHDTGNTPFFQHVSNLAELEEAQKSGKLYTHHFNMLRSIMEKTASFHGYANFGDCVRSSDEDADKTLHTRVVNIMSHGNYSLYEPIEMLDENKALFRAILEDFRKTFPFNRNPFNQDQKADTE, encoded by the coding sequence ATGGACGCCTTGCCATTCTCTGATCTCCCTTCGCTCGCGCAGCGTTTTCGCGAGGAACTGGAGAAAAAGAGGTTCGTCCTGCTATACGCCTACAACGGCACGGGCAAGACGCGGCTGTCTACCGCGTTCAAGGACCTGGGCAAGAAGGTCGATGAGAACGGCGAGGTAACCGAGCGCGACACACTCTACTTCAACGCGTTCACCGAAGATTTGTTTCAGTGGGACAATGATCTCGCCAACGACCGCGAGCGCGTGCTGAAAATCAACCAGGATTCCCGTTTCTTCGCCGGACTGGCTGAACTGGAGATGGATAATCGTATCCGCCCGTTACTTAATCGCTATGCCGACTTCGACTTCCGCATAGACACCTCTGAGTGGAAAGTGCGCTTCTCGCGTGAGGTTGTAAGAGGCGATAGCATGACGATGGTTGAAGGTATCAAGGTTTCACGTGGTGAGGAGAACATCTTCATCTGGTGTTTCTTCCTCGCCATCGTGCAACTGGTGCTCGACGGCGCCGAGGCCTACAAGTGGGTGAAGTACGTCTACATCGACGATCCGGTCTCATCGCTGGACGAGCACAACGCTATCACTGTCGCGAACCACATTGCGCAGATGCTGCTCAAGGCGGGCGGCAGCGCGCCGCCGACTGTGATCTCGTCGCATCACACGCTTTTTTTCAATGTGCTGGGCAACGAGTTCAGGAAGAAAGCGAAGAAGCACCTGTTGTGTCGGAACATGGTCGGTGGCGGTTATCTGCTCCACGACACGGGCAACACGCCGTTCTTTCAGCACGTTTCCAACCTCGCCGAGCTGGAAGAGGCGCAGAAGAGCGGCAAGCTCTACACGCATCACTTCAACATGCTGCGCTCGATCATGGAAAAGACGGCCAGCTTTCACGGCTATGCGAATTTCGGCGACTGCGTGCGCTCGAGCGACGAGGATGCGGACAAGACGCTGCACACACGCGTGGTCAACATCATGAGCCACGGCAATTACTCGCTCTATGAGCCGATCGAGATGCTCGACGAGAACAAGGCCCTGTTTCGCGCGATTCTCGAAGACTTCCGAAAGACTTTCCCGTTCAACCGCAACCCGTTCAATCAGGACCAGAAGGCGGATACCGAATGA